Proteins encoded by one window of Gordonia jinghuaiqii:
- the sucB gene encoding 2-oxoglutarate dehydrogenase, E2 component, dihydrolipoamide succinyltransferase codes for MAFSVQMPALGESVTEGTVTRWLKEEGDTVEADEPLLEVSTDKVDTEIPAPTSGVLTKILAQEDDVVEVGGDLALIGDADEAGSDDSGSDDSASDSAGGDEPTEAAPEPEPEQAAEEPSTEEDAPAEKPTADTGSGSAEGTDVLMPELGESVTEGTVTNWLKAVGDEVAADEPLLEVSTDKVDTEIPSPVAGTLLEIFAQEDDVIEVGGKLAVIGDASAAPAKKDPEPEPEAKSEPEPEPEPEPETKAEPEPEPEPETKAEPKPEPKAESKPAPEAKSAEKSDPPTVESTPYVTPLVRKLAAENNIDLNSIKGTGVGGRIRKQDVLAAAEEAKAPAPESTPAAAAPAASAPAQSSSSPEIRPELAELRGTTQKINRIRQITAKKTRESLQQSAQLTQVFEVDMTKIVGLRKAAKEGFKASEGVNLTFLPFIAKAVVEALKAHPNVNASIDEDKKEITYYDKVHLGIAVDTPQGLLSPVIHNADDLSVAGLARAIADIASRARSNGLKPDELAGGTFTITNIGSQGALFDTPILVPPQAAMLGTGAIVKRPVVITGDDGSESIAVRSMSYLPLTYDHRLIDGADAGRFLTTVKKRLEGASFAADLGL; via the coding sequence ATGGCCTTCTCCGTCCAGATGCCCGCCCTTGGTGAAAGTGTCACCGAGGGGACAGTCACCCGGTGGCTGAAGGAGGAGGGCGACACCGTCGAGGCCGACGAGCCCTTGCTCGAGGTGTCGACCGACAAGGTGGACACCGAGATCCCCGCCCCCACCTCGGGCGTGCTGACCAAGATCCTCGCGCAGGAGGACGACGTCGTCGAGGTCGGTGGCGATCTGGCCCTGATCGGCGACGCCGACGAGGCGGGGTCCGACGACTCCGGTTCCGATGATTCCGCTTCCGACTCCGCCGGCGGCGACGAGCCGACCGAGGCCGCTCCCGAGCCCGAGCCCGAGCAGGCCGCCGAGGAGCCCTCGACCGAAGAGGACGCACCGGCCGAGAAACCCACCGCCGACACCGGTTCCGGCTCCGCGGAGGGCACCGACGTGCTCATGCCCGAGCTCGGCGAATCGGTCACCGAGGGCACCGTGACCAACTGGCTCAAGGCCGTCGGCGACGAGGTCGCCGCGGACGAGCCGCTCCTGGAGGTCTCGACCGACAAGGTCGACACCGAGATCCCCTCGCCGGTCGCGGGAACGCTGCTGGAGATCTTCGCGCAGGAAGACGATGTCATCGAGGTCGGCGGCAAGCTCGCCGTCATCGGCGACGCCTCGGCCGCCCCCGCCAAGAAGGACCCGGAGCCCGAACCGGAGGCGAAGTCCGAGCCCGAGCCCGAACCAGAACCCGAGCCGGAAACCAAGGCCGAGCCGGAACCCGAGCCCGAGCCGGAAACCAAGGCCGAGCCGAAGCCAGAACCCAAGGCCGAGTCCAAGCCGGCTCCCGAGGCGAAGTCCGCGGAGAAGTCCGACCCGCCCACCGTCGAGTCGACTCCGTACGTGACCCCGCTGGTGCGCAAGCTCGCCGCGGAGAACAACATCGACCTCAACTCGATCAAGGGCACCGGCGTCGGTGGCCGTATCCGCAAGCAGGATGTGCTCGCCGCGGCCGAAGAAGCCAAGGCGCCCGCACCCGAGTCCACGCCTGCGGCTGCTGCACCTGCTGCCTCGGCCCCGGCCCAGTCGTCCTCGTCGCCGGAGATCCGGCCCGAGCTCGCCGAGCTGCGCGGTACGACGCAGAAGATCAACCGCATCCGTCAGATCACCGCCAAGAAGACCCGCGAGTCGCTCCAGCAGAGCGCCCAGCTCACGCAGGTCTTCGAGGTCGACATGACCAAGATCGTCGGACTGCGCAAGGCGGCCAAGGAGGGCTTCAAGGCCTCCGAGGGTGTCAACCTCACGTTCCTGCCGTTCATCGCGAAGGCCGTCGTGGAGGCGCTGAAGGCGCACCCGAACGTCAACGCCTCGATCGACGAGGACAAGAAGGAGATCACCTACTACGACAAGGTCCATCTCGGCATCGCCGTCGACACGCCCCAGGGTCTGCTGTCGCCGGTCATCCACAACGCCGATGACCTGTCGGTCGCCGGGCTGGCCCGAGCGATCGCCGACATCGCCTCGCGTGCGCGTTCCAACGGCCTCAAGCCCGACGAGCTCGCCGGCGGCACCTTCACCATCACCAACATCGGCAGCCAGGGCGCCCTCTTCGACACCCCGATCCTGGTCCCGCCGCAGGCGGCCATGCTGGGTACCGGTGCGATCGTCAAGCGTCCGGTCGTCATCACCGGTGACGACGGTTCGGAGTCGATCGCGGTGCGCTCGATGTCGTACCTGCCGCTGACCTACGATCACCGCCTCATCGACGGTGCCGACGCGGGCCGCTTCCTCACCACGGTGAAGAAGCGCCTCGAAGGTGCCTCTTTCGCCGCCGATCTCGGCCTCTAG
- a CDS encoding TetR family transcriptional regulator, whose product MPEQHGNCSPEWSDAGSPLRISPQTMIRPARELAGISLRELARRIGVSVGTMSAIETGKTVAGTERLDVIAAELGTTVHRLSEADPVPAGDPTGGHPLRSPFDWRVYPALELDPVLAAAIACFVRTGYHGATMRTVAAEAGISVPGVYHHYANKQALLVAGVDLALAELRAHLPPARDDAADPVARLGNLCEALTRFAIVRADLARIVVHEANAATEAQARAALLDGEVMSLLRTEIDAGAAEDTLDADHPHETARAIVSLCLGVSRRNDPDTDTDTVARRYARYSVRLAGGGERR is encoded by the coding sequence ATGCCCGAACAGCACGGGAACTGCTCGCCTGAGTGGAGCGATGCGGGTTCTCCGCTCAGGATCTCGCCACAGACGATGATCCGCCCGGCCCGCGAACTGGCCGGCATCTCGCTGCGCGAACTGGCCCGTCGTATCGGTGTCAGCGTCGGGACGATGAGTGCGATCGAAACCGGTAAGACAGTGGCCGGGACCGAGCGGCTCGATGTCATCGCCGCCGAACTCGGCACCACGGTGCACAGGCTGTCCGAGGCCGACCCGGTCCCTGCCGGGGACCCGACCGGCGGGCACCCGTTGCGGTCGCCCTTCGACTGGCGCGTCTATCCCGCACTCGAACTCGATCCTGTACTCGCCGCTGCCATCGCGTGTTTCGTACGCACCGGCTATCACGGCGCGACCATGCGCACGGTGGCAGCCGAGGCCGGCATCAGTGTGCCCGGCGTCTATCACCACTACGCGAACAAGCAGGCCCTGCTCGTGGCCGGTGTCGATCTCGCCCTCGCGGAATTACGTGCGCACCTTCCACCCGCGCGTGACGACGCCGCCGATCCCGTTGCGCGCCTGGGTAACCTCTGCGAGGCCCTGACCCGGTTCGCGATCGTGCGCGCCGACCTGGCCCGGATCGTCGTCCACGAGGCGAATGCCGCCACCGAGGCGCAGGCACGGGCGGCCCTCCTGGACGGGGAGGTGATGTCGTTGCTGCGCACCGAGATCGACGCCGGGGCCGCCGAGGACACATTGGACGCCGACCACCCGCACGAGACCGCGCGGGCAATCGTGTCGCTGTGCCTCGGGGTGTCCCGACGGAACGACCCCGACACCGACACCGACACCGTCGCACGTCGATACGCCCGCTACTCGGTGCGTCTCGCCGGTGGCGGAGAACGCCGGTAG
- a CDS encoding class I adenylate-forming enzyme family protein: MAGLSGDLAGRPPTALAMFSDALADRPGRAFIKYFDGELSFAEVDAASSSLATSLVHNGFAAGDRLALYLQNNPAFVIGLLAAWKAGGVAVPINPMNTARELTFALVDTEARALLCLDSLYADVAAAVVEANETSIEQVYVTSARDWQTRNDPRVLASLGPAETAGAVRLTDLPTATGWPAGTPPHPDDPAVLMYTSGTTGIPKACVNTHANVTASAEIYRTWLELDTDDVVLGITPLFHITGLVAHVAVALRLGAPLVLTHRFDAGVMLDALREHRPTFVLGTISALVAVVDAASGASDFASIRRVASGGAAISAAVAERIEQATGQGLTVVYGLTETTSPALAVPLGVRPPVDPESGALSIGVPVTGTSARIVDSHGMEVAPGDVGELTVSGPQVARGYWRGDEADDGEGTFADGELHTGDVGFVDGEGWFFVIDRKKDMITSAGYKVWPREVEEVFYRHPDVAEVAVVGVPDEVRGESVTAFVALESGRRAGVDELAAYASRELAAYKRPRGIVIVDALPKTATGKILRRELRGS; the protein is encoded by the coding sequence ATGGCCGGACTTTCCGGGGACCTCGCCGGACGTCCCCCGACCGCACTAGCGATGTTCTCCGATGCGCTCGCCGACCGTCCCGGCCGGGCCTTCATCAAGTACTTCGACGGTGAACTGAGTTTCGCGGAGGTCGACGCGGCGTCGTCGTCACTGGCGACATCGTTGGTCCACAACGGGTTCGCCGCCGGCGACCGGCTGGCGCTCTATCTGCAGAACAACCCGGCGTTCGTGATCGGGTTGCTGGCCGCGTGGAAGGCCGGCGGGGTGGCGGTGCCGATCAACCCGATGAACACCGCTCGGGAGCTGACCTTCGCGCTCGTCGACACCGAGGCACGCGCGCTGCTGTGCCTGGATTCGCTGTACGCCGACGTCGCCGCGGCCGTCGTCGAGGCGAATGAGACCTCGATCGAGCAGGTGTACGTCACCTCCGCGCGCGACTGGCAGACACGGAACGACCCGCGGGTTCTCGCCTCGCTCGGGCCCGCGGAAACGGCCGGGGCGGTGCGACTGACGGATCTGCCCACCGCAACCGGATGGCCGGCCGGGACACCTCCGCACCCCGACGACCCGGCAGTCCTGATGTACACCTCGGGAACAACCGGGATCCCCAAGGCATGTGTCAACACCCACGCGAATGTGACGGCGAGCGCCGAGATCTACCGCACGTGGCTCGAACTCGACACCGACGACGTCGTCCTCGGCATCACCCCGCTCTTCCACATCACGGGACTCGTCGCGCATGTCGCGGTCGCGCTGCGCCTCGGCGCACCGCTGGTGCTGACACATCGGTTCGATGCCGGGGTCATGCTCGACGCCCTGCGAGAACACCGGCCGACGTTCGTCCTCGGGACGATCAGCGCCCTCGTCGCCGTGGTCGACGCGGCGTCGGGAGCGTCGGACTTCGCCTCGATCCGTCGCGTGGCATCGGGTGGCGCGGCGATCTCCGCGGCGGTGGCCGAACGCATCGAGCAGGCGACCGGGCAGGGCCTGACCGTCGTGTACGGCCTGACCGAGACCACCTCGCCGGCGTTGGCCGTGCCCCTCGGAGTCCGCCCGCCGGTCGACCCCGAATCGGGTGCGCTGTCGATCGGCGTGCCGGTGACCGGCACATCGGCGCGGATCGTCGACTCCCACGGGATGGAGGTGGCCCCGGGTGACGTCGGGGAACTCACTGTGAGCGGACCGCAGGTCGCCCGCGGATACTGGCGCGGGGATGAGGCCGACGACGGTGAGGGCACCTTCGCCGACGGCGAACTGCACACCGGGGACGTCGGTTTCGTGGATGGCGAGGGTTGGTTCTTCGTCATCGACCGCAAGAAGGACATGATCACCTCCGCGGGGTACAAGGTGTGGCCCCGCGAGGTCGAGGAGGTGTTCTACCGGCATCCCGATGTGGCCGAGGTGGCCGTCGTCGGCGTGCCCGACGAGGTGCGAGGCGAATCGGTGACGGCTTTCGTCGCACTGGAGTCTGGTCGACGTGCCGGGGTCGACGAGCTGGCGGCCTACGCCAGCCGTGAACTCGCGGCCTACAAACGTCCGCGCGGCATCGTGATCGTCGATGCGTTGCCGAAGACCGCGACCGGCAAGATCCTGCGCCGAGAGCTGCGCGGCAGCTGA
- a CDS encoding RDD family protein: MGRATGSWLSGPQIGPGTDVDNEYRGQDLGLPAGGPGSLATGWPRVAGLLVDWLIAAGLALLFVGFDSPNLATTQLGVWFVMGVFAVTFFGFTPGQYAMGMRVARVDFGAERNTAEATGKQSPAAVGIVRALARQILIVFLVPALINDYNGRALHDRATGTALVRTR; the protein is encoded by the coding sequence ATGGGACGAGCCACCGGTTCCTGGCTGTCAGGCCCGCAGATCGGTCCCGGGACCGACGTCGACAACGAATATCGTGGTCAGGACCTCGGCTTGCCGGCCGGCGGCCCAGGGTCTCTGGCCACCGGCTGGCCCCGCGTGGCGGGCCTGCTCGTCGACTGGTTGATCGCCGCCGGACTGGCATTGCTGTTCGTCGGTTTCGATTCGCCCAACCTCGCCACCACCCAGCTCGGCGTGTGGTTCGTCATGGGTGTGTTCGCGGTCACCTTCTTCGGGTTCACGCCGGGCCAGTACGCCATGGGAATGCGTGTCGCACGAGTGGATTTCGGCGCCGAGCGCAACACCGCGGAGGCGACAGGCAAGCAGAGCCCGGCCGCGGTCGGCATCGTCCGCGCCCTCGCCCGACAGATCCTGATCGTGTTCCTCGTGCCTGCGCTGATCAACGACTACAACGGCCGCGCACTGCACGATCGTGCGACCGGAACGGCGCTCGTCCGCACCCGCTGA
- a CDS encoding TIGR01777 family oxidoreductase → MRTAVAGSQGLIGNALVNSLRAAGHTVTRLVRREARADDEFSWDPETIGVPPESLDGVDAVVSLGGVGVGNGRWTGRFKQELRDSRITPTEVLAEAVRDLGIPTFLSASATGYYGDTGTRVAVETDGPGEGFLAGLVVDWEAAAAANVGSDTRLVLLRTAPVLSARGGLLGKLRPLFKLGLGGPIGGGEQYFSWISLIDEVRAIEFLLDADVSGPVNLSAPGSVPFGEFTSALARAVHRPAPFAVPGFLARGVGGEMAEEMILFSQRVAPHVLTDSGFTFTHAGIDEALAYATRSPAS, encoded by the coding sequence ATGCGCACAGCCGTCGCAGGTTCACAGGGCCTCATCGGGAACGCCCTGGTCAACTCGCTGCGCGCGGCGGGCCACACGGTCACACGTCTGGTCCGCCGCGAGGCACGTGCTGATGACGAGTTCAGCTGGGACCCGGAGACCATCGGCGTGCCCCCGGAGAGCCTCGACGGGGTCGACGCCGTGGTCTCCCTGGGCGGGGTCGGCGTCGGCAACGGCCGCTGGACCGGACGGTTCAAGCAGGAGTTGCGCGACTCCCGGATCACGCCGACCGAGGTTCTCGCCGAAGCCGTCCGCGATCTCGGTATCCCGACGTTCCTCAGCGCCAGCGCGACCGGTTACTACGGCGACACCGGAACCCGCGTCGCCGTCGAAACCGACGGCCCCGGTGAGGGTTTCCTCGCGGGGCTGGTCGTCGACTGGGAGGCCGCAGCCGCCGCCAACGTCGGGAGCGACACCCGTCTGGTCCTGCTGCGGACCGCCCCGGTCCTCAGCGCACGCGGTGGTCTGCTCGGCAAGCTGCGACCGCTGTTCAAGCTCGGGCTGGGCGGCCCGATCGGCGGCGGCGAACAGTACTTCTCCTGGATCAGTCTCATCGACGAGGTGCGGGCCATCGAGTTCCTCCTCGACGCCGACGTGTCCGGCCCGGTCAACCTCAGCGCACCCGGATCCGTTCCGTTCGGCGAGTTCACCTCCGCGCTCGCCAGGGCCGTACACCGTCCGGCACCGTTCGCGGTGCCCGGATTTCTCGCGCGCGGCGTCGGCGGCGAGATGGCCGAGGAAATGATTCTGTTCAGTCAGCGCGTTGCACCCCACGTGCTCACCGATTCCGGATTCACCTTCACCCACGCGGGGATCGACGAGGCCCTGGCCTACGCGACCCGATCCCCCGCATCATGA
- a CDS encoding DUF4191 domain-containing protein, whose amino-acid sequence MAKAQSVSKEAKAAKKQARKAASKERRQQLWQAFQMQRKEDKRLIPYMAGVIVLSIAVFTALGFLLGSPWLVIPLGVVVGILGAFILFGRRVQKNVYTKAEGQPGAAGWALGNMRGQWRVKQAVAGTSHLDAVHRVIGKPGVILVAEGSPTRIKSLLTQEKKKVARVVGDTPIYEIMVGNDDGQVPLSKLERHLNKLPSNIDRKRMETLEGRLAALGSKAPGPGMPKGPLPGNAKMRSMQRTARRRG is encoded by the coding sequence ATGGCAAAGGCGCAGTCCGTGAGCAAGGAAGCAAAGGCCGCGAAGAAGCAGGCCCGTAAGGCGGCATCAAAGGAACGGCGCCAGCAGTTGTGGCAGGCCTTCCAGATGCAGCGCAAGGAAGACAAGCGGCTCATCCCGTACATGGCGGGCGTGATCGTCCTGTCGATCGCCGTCTTCACCGCGCTCGGCTTCCTGCTGGGCTCGCCGTGGCTGGTGATCCCCCTCGGCGTCGTGGTCGGCATCCTCGGCGCGTTCATCCTGTTCGGCCGTCGCGTGCAGAAGAACGTGTACACCAAGGCCGAGGGACAGCCCGGCGCCGCCGGCTGGGCCCTGGGCAACATGCGTGGCCAGTGGCGGGTCAAGCAGGCCGTGGCCGGCACCTCGCACCTCGACGCCGTGCACCGCGTGATCGGCAAGCCGGGTGTGATCCTGGTCGCCGAGGGTTCCCCGACGCGGATCAAATCGCTGCTCACCCAGGAGAAGAAGAAGGTCGCCCGTGTCGTCGGCGACACCCCGATCTACGAGATCATGGTCGGCAACGACGACGGCCAGGTCCCGCTCTCGAAGCTGGAACGCCACCTCAACAAGCTGCCCAGCAACATCGACCGCAAGCGCATGGAGACCCTCGAGGGCCGGCTCGCCGCTCTCGGGAGCAAGGCCCCCGGGCCCGGAATGCCCAAGGGCCCGCTGCCCGGCAACGCGAAGATGCGCAGCATGCAGCGCACCGCGCGTCGTCGAGGCTGA
- the glnA gene encoding type I glutamate--ammonia ligase, translating into MYSSKEELLEGIKKEGVEYVDIRFCDLPGVMQHFSIPASAFDESVFDDGLAFDGSSVRGFQSINESDMMLLPDPATARIDPFRRAKTMNVSFFVHDPFTREAYSRDPRNVARKAEDYLASTGVADTCFFGAEAEFYIFDSVSFGSEMNGTFYEVESESGWWNTGSPRDPDGSPNLGYKVRPKGGYFPVAPYDHYVDLRDEMSTNLTNSGFELERGHHEVGTAGQAEINYKFNTLLHAADDVQLFKYIIKNTAWQNNKSVTFMPKPLFGDNGSGMHAHQSLWKDGKPLFHDEAGYAGLSDLARYYIGGILHHAPSLLAFTNPTVNSYKRLVPGYEAPINLVYSQRNRSACVRIPITGNNPKAKRLEFRCPDSSGNPYLAFAAMMMAGLDGIKNKIEPHEPVDKDLYELPPEEAKSIPQAPTSLAAVIDRLEEDHDYLTAGGVFTEDLIETWIALKRENEIEPVQIRPHPYEFSLYYDC; encoded by the coding sequence GTGTACAGCAGTAAAGAAGAACTACTCGAGGGCATCAAGAAGGAAGGTGTCGAGTACGTCGACATCCGCTTCTGCGACCTGCCCGGTGTCATGCAGCACTTCTCGATCCCCGCTTCGGCTTTCGACGAGAGCGTGTTCGACGACGGGCTGGCATTCGACGGCTCGTCGGTGCGCGGCTTCCAGTCGATCAACGAGTCGGACATGATGCTGCTGCCCGATCCCGCCACCGCGCGGATCGATCCGTTCCGCAGGGCGAAGACGATGAACGTCAGCTTCTTCGTCCACGACCCGTTCACCCGTGAGGCCTACAGCCGCGACCCGCGCAACGTCGCCCGCAAGGCCGAGGACTACCTCGCCTCGACCGGCGTCGCCGACACCTGCTTCTTCGGTGCCGAGGCCGAGTTCTACATCTTCGACTCGGTGTCCTTCGGTTCGGAGATGAACGGCACCTTCTACGAGGTCGAGTCCGAGTCCGGCTGGTGGAACACCGGGTCGCCGCGCGACCCCGACGGCAGCCCCAACCTGGGCTACAAGGTCCGCCCCAAGGGCGGGTACTTCCCGGTCGCCCCGTACGACCACTACGTCGACCTGCGCGACGAGATGTCGACCAACCTGACCAACTCGGGCTTCGAGCTCGAGCGCGGTCACCACGAGGTCGGCACCGCGGGCCAGGCGGAGATCAACTACAAGTTCAACACGCTGCTCCACGCAGCCGATGACGTGCAGCTGTTCAAGTACATCATCAAGAACACCGCGTGGCAGAACAACAAGTCGGTCACCTTCATGCCGAAGCCGCTCTTCGGCGACAACGGCTCGGGCATGCACGCCCACCAGTCGCTGTGGAAGGACGGCAAGCCGCTGTTCCACGACGAGGCCGGTTACGCGGGTCTGTCGGACCTGGCTCGCTACTACATCGGCGGCATCCTGCACCACGCGCCGTCGCTGCTGGCCTTCACCAACCCGACGGTCAACTCGTACAAGCGTCTGGTCCCGGGCTACGAGGCCCCGATCAACCTGGTCTACAGCCAGCGCAACCGCAGCGCCTGTGTGCGTATCCCGATCACCGGCAACAACCCGAAGGCCAAGCGCCTCGAGTTCCGTTGCCCGGACAGCTCGGGCAACCCGTACCTGGCGTTCGCGGCGATGATGATGGCCGGCCTGGACGGCATCAAGAACAAGATCGAGCCGCACGAGCCCGTCGACAAGGACCTCTACGAGCTCCCGCCGGAGGAGGCCAAGTCCATCCCGCAGGCTCCGACCTCGCTGGCCGCGGTCATCGACCGCCTCGAAGAGGACCACGACTACCTCACCGCCGGTGGCGTGTTCACCGAGGACCTCATCGAGACCTGGATCGCGCTCAAGCGTGAGAACGAGATCGAGCCGGTGCAGATCCGTCCGCACCCGTACGAGTTCTCGCTGTACTACGACTGCTGA
- the lipB gene encoding lipoyl(octanoyl) transferase LipB yields MTGRSVRADTAPVEVRSLGVVDYRTAYDMQHGLATDRADGTLDHDVLLLLEHPSTYTAGKRTEDADRPTNGAPVIDVDRGGRITWHGPGQLVGYPIVKLAEPLDVVEYVRRLESALISVCAGLGVSTGRVDGRSGVWIVDDAGERKLGQIGIRVARGVALHGFALNVDPDMSAFEAIVPCGIADAGVTSLSRELAQPLSVSSLLDATATAVLTAFDGVAATPTPDHTSASVGSIQ; encoded by the coding sequence ATGACCGGCCGCTCCGTCCGCGCCGACACCGCGCCCGTCGAGGTCCGTTCCCTCGGCGTGGTCGACTACCGCACGGCCTACGACATGCAGCACGGTCTGGCCACCGATCGGGCCGACGGCACCCTGGACCATGACGTGCTCCTGCTGCTGGAACATCCGTCGACCTACACCGCGGGCAAGCGCACCGAGGACGCCGACCGGCCGACGAACGGCGCCCCGGTGATCGATGTCGACCGCGGCGGCCGCATCACGTGGCACGGGCCGGGACAGCTCGTCGGTTACCCGATCGTGAAACTCGCCGAGCCGCTCGACGTCGTCGAGTACGTGCGTCGCCTGGAGTCGGCGCTCATCTCGGTCTGCGCCGGCCTGGGTGTCTCGACCGGCCGCGTCGACGGGCGGTCGGGTGTGTGGATCGTCGACGACGCCGGCGAACGCAAACTCGGACAGATCGGCATCCGCGTAGCGCGCGGGGTCGCACTGCACGGTTTCGCGCTCAACGTCGATCCCGACATGTCCGCATTCGAGGCCATCGTGCCGTGCGGTATCGCCGACGCCGGGGTCACGTCGCTGTCTCGTGAACTGGCACAGCCGTTGTCGGTGTCCTCGCTGCTCGACGCCACCGCGACGGCCGTGCTGACCGCGTTCGACGGCGTCGCCGCGACGCCCACCCCTGACCACACTTCTGCGAGCGTAGGATCGATCCAGTGA
- the lipA gene encoding lipoyl synthase, giving the protein MTASPLTPGPGAPDATPTASAPAPQTTPAQTTPAKITSAQSAPAPSTTSSGAAPAPEGRKLLRLEVRNAQTPIERKPEWIRTRATMGPEFTELKGLVKREGLHTVCEEAGCPNIYECWEDREATFLIGGEQCTRRCDFCQIDTGKPAPLDRDEPRRVAESVQAMGLRYSTITGVARDDLPDEGAWLYAETVRAIHRLNPGTGVENLIPDFHAKPDLLAEVFDARPEVLAHNLETVPRIFKRIRPAFRYERSLEVLTAARDFGLVTKSNLILGMGETPQEVQSAIVDLHEAGCDILTITQYLRPSPRHHPVERWVKPEEFVDHSEFAEEVGFAGVMAGPLVRSSYRAGRLYAQAMAHHGREISPALAHLATAGSASQEASSLMERLAR; this is encoded by the coding sequence GTGACCGCGTCCCCCCTCACCCCCGGACCCGGTGCCCCCGATGCCACACCCACGGCGTCGGCTCCCGCACCCCAGACCACCCCAGCCCAGACCACCCCAGCCAAGATCACCTCAGCCCAGAGCGCACCGGCACCGAGCACCACGTCTTCGGGTGCCGCCCCGGCGCCCGAAGGCCGCAAACTCCTTCGGCTCGAGGTGCGCAACGCCCAGACCCCCATCGAGCGCAAGCCGGAGTGGATCCGGACGCGCGCGACCATGGGCCCGGAGTTCACCGAGCTCAAGGGTCTGGTCAAGCGTGAGGGCCTGCACACGGTGTGTGAGGAGGCCGGGTGCCCCAACATCTACGAATGCTGGGAAGACCGCGAGGCGACGTTCCTCATCGGTGGCGAGCAGTGCACCCGACGCTGCGACTTCTGCCAGATCGACACCGGCAAGCCGGCCCCGCTCGACCGCGACGAGCCGCGTCGTGTCGCCGAGAGCGTCCAGGCCATGGGCCTGCGCTACTCCACCATCACCGGCGTGGCCCGCGACGACCTGCCCGACGAGGGTGCCTGGCTCTACGCCGAGACCGTCCGGGCGATCCACCGTCTCAATCCGGGCACCGGCGTGGAGAACCTGATCCCCGACTTCCACGCCAAGCCCGACCTGCTGGCCGAGGTGTTCGACGCCCGGCCCGAGGTGCTCGCGCACAATCTCGAGACGGTGCCGCGCATCTTCAAGCGCATCCGGCCGGCGTTCCGCTACGAGCGCTCCCTCGAAGTACTCACCGCCGCACGCGATTTCGGCCTCGTCACCAAGTCCAACCTGATCCTGGGTATGGGTGAGACCCCGCAGGAGGTGCAGTCGGCGATCGTCGACCTGCACGAGGCCGGGTGCGACATCCTCACCATCACGCAGTACCTGCGCCCCTCCCCGCGGCACCATCCGGTGGAGCGGTGGGTCAAGCCCGAGGAGTTCGTCGACCATTCCGAGTTCGCCGAAGAGGTCGGTTTTGCCGGCGTCATGGCGGGCCCGCTGGTGCGGTCGTCCTATCGGGCCGGGCGCCTGTACGCGCAGGCCATGGCACACCACGGTCGCGAGATCTCCCCGGCACTGGCGCACCTGGCGACCGCGGGTTCGGCCAGCCAGGAGGCCTCGAGCCTGATGGAACGTCTCGCCCGCTGA